One uncultured Methanobrevibacter sp. DNA segment encodes these proteins:
- a CDS encoding UPF0104 family protein: MDKKTVFFMGVSILILIVMLWLVGIDKVIDALKVAKTEYIIIAIAMQVFTYFLYTLRWKILNNLVDINTGIKKLIPMVLVGLAVNNITPSGRGGGEPVRAYILAREEDYPMEETFATVVADRALDTFPFVVLAVLTIIGMTISFDFDAWLLILMIIAVIAIVAVLIILIYMCVNPGFGKRVDGWIIGLVRRFYKKNSEDLENKIHSAISGFQDTMKLVISDKKSLYYAMPLSFVIWIFEILRVYFVFLAFGASVSPVVIGEVFILACLAGMIPLLPGGLGAVDGIMIAFYSAAGITASISAAATIIERLISFWMTTILGMVILPYYGSSVLDNISFGSSDEQIEESLKEELEND; encoded by the coding sequence ATGGATAAAAAAACAGTTTTTTTCATGGGAGTAAGTATTCTTATTCTTATTGTAATGTTATGGCTTGTTGGAATAGACAAGGTAATCGATGCTTTAAAGGTTGCCAAAACAGAATATATCATTATAGCTATAGCAATGCAGGTATTTACATATTTCCTATACACTCTGCGTTGGAAAATACTTAATAATTTAGTTGATATCAATACAGGTATAAAAAAGTTAATTCCAATGGTTTTAGTAGGTTTGGCTGTAAATAATATTACTCCTTCCGGAAGGGGTGGTGGAGAACCTGTAAGAGCATATATATTGGCTCGTGAAGAAGACTATCCTATGGAAGAGACATTTGCAACTGTTGTTGCGGACAGAGCTTTGGATACGTTCCCGTTTGTTGTGCTGGCTGTTCTGACAATTATTGGAATGACAATTTCTTTTGATTTTGATGCATGGTTGCTTATTTTAATGATTATAGCAGTCATTGCAATTGTAGCAGTTTTGATTATACTGATTTACATGTGTGTTAATCCGGGTTTTGGAAAAAGGGTTGACGGCTGGATTATCGGTTTGGTTAGAAGATTCTACAAGAAAAATTCTGAAGATCTGGAAAATAAGATTCATTCTGCAATATCCGGTTTCCAGGATACCATGAAGCTTGTAATCTCAGATAAAAAATCTTTATATTATGCAATGCCATTATCCTTTGTAATTTGGATTTTTGAGATTTTAAGAGTCTATTTTGTATTTTTGGCATTTGGAGCCAGTGTCAGTCCGGTTGTTATTGGTGAAGTCTTTATTTTAGCATGTCTTGCAGGTATGATTCCTTTGCTTCCTGGAGGACTTGGTGCTGTAGACGGAATAATGATTGCTTTTTACTCAGCTGCCGGAATTACCGCATCAATCAGTGCTGCAGCAACCATTATTGAAAGATTAATTTCATTCTGGATGACTACAATATTGGGTATGGTTATTTTACCGTATTACGGTTCATCAGTACTTGACAATATATCATTTGGTTCTTCAGATGAGCAAATCGAAGAATCACTTAAAGAAGAATTGGAAAATGATTAA
- a CDS encoding TrkH family potassium uptake protein — MRYITKTDLLIVAKNSGYLMIGIGAMCLVPLIFDLVYFEFDILSFVIPCVISVLLGYGLLKYLEDKTKKSIQLKHGMMISSFAWLWASIIGGLVYMLATHMPPLDAVFESMSALSGTGITMFNDVEILPHSILFFRALEQWVGGLGVVVMVISVLTKPGSVSSKLYYSEARDERIKPSVKATLEKTIEIYSIYTLAGIILYILAGMPVFDSICNSFHIISTGGMGIKNANMGYYHNDLIYLISIVLMILGATSFLVHYKVIKTRGKSLVNDLQFKIIISVIAVVTVILYFVSNIVPIELLFTVVSAMTTTGASVASSTTMAGWPSFVIICLMCLMLTGGSNGSTVGAIKLVRMITYFKGIYRQVREILSPEGRVVPVKLQGRKIPEKAISQAGNYITLYLMFILFTWALFCLFGYDPFKSLFAAMTLQGNNGLELGIINNTLNPILKVVSIFDMWTGRIEIYPVLITMRAVFEIFKR; from the coding sequence ATGAGGTATATTACTAAAACAGATTTATTAATAGTGGCGAAAAACTCCGGTTATCTGATGATAGGAATTGGAGCAATGTGTTTGGTACCGCTAATTTTTGATTTAGTATACTTCGAATTTGACATATTGAGTTTTGTCATACCATGTGTAATTTCCGTGCTTTTGGGATATGGTCTTTTAAAATATCTTGAAGATAAAACCAAAAAAAGCATACAACTGAAGCACGGTATGATGATTTCGTCATTTGCATGGCTATGGGCAAGTATCATAGGAGGGCTTGTTTATATGCTTGCAACACATATGCCTCCGTTAGATGCTGTTTTTGAAAGCATGTCCGCACTAAGCGGAACTGGAATAACCATGTTTAATGATGTTGAAATATTACCTCACAGCATCCTATTTTTTAGAGCTTTAGAACAATGGGTTGGAGGATTGGGAGTAGTTGTTATGGTCATCAGTGTCCTGACAAAACCCGGATCTGTTTCATCCAAACTATATTACTCAGAAGCGCGGGACGAGCGTATTAAACCAAGTGTGAAAGCAACTCTTGAAAAAACAATAGAAATTTATTCAATTTATACCCTAGCAGGAATAATATTGTACATTCTTGCGGGAATGCCTGTTTTTGATTCCATCTGTAACTCATTTCATATTATTTCAACCGGAGGAATGGGTATTAAAAATGCCAATATGGGATATTATCATAATGATTTGATTTATCTTATTTCAATTGTTTTAATGATTTTAGGAGCTACAAGCTTTTTAGTCCATTATAAAGTTATAAAAACTAGGGGAAAATCATTAGTTAATGATTTGCAGTTTAAAATAATAATTTCAGTTATTGCCGTAGTAACAGTAATCCTTTACTTTGTCTCAAATATTGTTCCGATAGAACTTTTATTTACTGTCGTATCAGCAATGACAACAACAGGAGCGAGTGTTGCAAGTTCAACTACAATGGCAGGATGGCCATCATTCGTGATAATCTGTCTGATGTGTCTGATGCTGACCGGAGGATCAAACGGTTCAACAGTAGGTGCTATAAAACTTGTAAGAATGATTACTTATTTTAAAGGAATATATCGCCAGGTCAGAGAAATCCTATCTCCCGAAGGCAGGGTCGTTCCTGTAAAATTACAGGGGCGTAAAATTCCTGAAAAGGCAATATCACAAGCGGGAAATTATATCACACTCTATTTGATGTTCATACTGTTTACATGGGCACTCTTTTGTTTATTCGGATATGATCCATTTAAAAGTCTGTTTGCGGCAATGACACTGCAGGGTAACAACGGTTTGGAACTTGGAATAATAAACAACACACTAAACCCTATATTGAAAGTTGTCAGCATATTTGACATGTGGACAGGAAGGATAGAAATATATCCTGTACTTATTACAATGAGAGCAGTTTTTGAAATTTTTAAAAGATAG
- a CDS encoding TrkA family potassium uptake protein translates to MYAIIMGGGRVGLALANILIDSGADITLVESDEALCNDVASDLDALVIHGNGTNSKLLEELDIEDADYFIATTGNDEANLLSCILVRKFDVPHIIARVSNPDHEEAFKEVGIDKVISPEISAARELAQYVMNPNVSTLTTLGEGDAEIKEMTITNDKIIGKRFKEVSPTKDYIIIATYQNGKFVIPQPDNIISRGEKISIVVRRGTFKKVSKKLE, encoded by the coding sequence ATGTATGCGATTATTATGGGAGGCGGCCGTGTAGGACTTGCACTTGCCAATATATTAATTGACAGCGGAGCAGACATTACTTTAGTTGAAAGTGATGAAGCATTATGTAATGATGTTGCATCAGACTTGGATGCTCTCGTTATTCATGGAAACGGAACAAATTCAAAATTATTGGAAGAACTTGACATTGAAGATGCCGATTATTTCATAGCAACAACTGGGAACGATGAAGCTAATTTGCTTTCATGCATATTGGTTAGAAAATTTGATGTGCCTCACATTATTGCCCGTGTAAGTAACCCTGATCACGAGGAGGCATTTAAGGAAGTAGGAATCGACAAGGTAATCAGCCCAGAGATAAGTGCTGCAAGAGAATTGGCTCAGTATGTAATGAATCCTAATGTATCCACATTGACAACATTGGGTGAAGGTGACGCTGAAATTAAAGAGATGACAATAACAAACGATAAGATTATCGGAAAACGATTTAAAGAAGTGTCTCCAACAAAAGATTACATTATAATTGCTACTTATCAGAATGGAAAATTTGTTATCCCTCAGCCTGACAACATTATTTCACGGGGAGAAAAAATTTCCATCGTAGTCAGAAGAGGAACCTTTAAGAAAGTTTCCAAAAAATTAGAATAA
- a CDS encoding MBL fold metallo-hydrolase has translation MSDIVFIIGYNYDSNCYLIDKNTLVDTGAGLNKDYLFSKLRENGVEPEDIEIIVNTHCHFDHIGGNHFFPNAKIAVHRLDAVSMRNKDTLGTSMSAFGDEGNSRVDIELEEGDEVSGFKVIHTPGHTSGGICLWDGENLISGDTIFAGGGVGRMDIGGDYTDMKNSVEKLLKLDVKNIYPGHGPIVENNGKDHLKLSYSFL, from the coding sequence ATGTCAGATATTGTTTTTATTATAGGATATAATTATGATTCAAATTGTTACTTGATTGATAAAAATACTTTGGTTGATACCGGTGCAGGCCTTAATAAGGATTACTTGTTTTCAAAACTTCGTGAAAATGGTGTTGAGCCTGAAGATATCGAAATTATTGTTAATACTCATTGTCATTTTGACCATATCGGAGGAAATCATTTTTTCCCGAATGCCAAAATTGCAGTTCACAGATTGGATGCCGTTTCAATGAGAAACAAGGATACTTTGGGAACTTCCATGTCTGCCTTTGGGGATGAAGGAAATTCCAGAGTCGATATTGAACTTGAGGAAGGTGATGAAGTATCGGGTTTTAAAGTTATCCATACTCCTGGCCATACCAGTGGAGGAATCTGTCTGTGGGATGGTGAAAACTTAATTAGCGGAGATACCATTTTCGCCGGTGGGGGTGTTGGCAGAATGGATATTGGCGGCGATTACACTGATATGAAAAATAGTGTGGAAAAATTATTGAAATTGGATGTTAAAAATATCTACCCTGGCCATGGTCCAATAGTAGAAAATAATGGAAAAGACCATTTGAAATTGTCTTATTCCTTTTTATAA
- the hjc gene encoding Holliday junction resolvase Hjc produces the protein MAKKGSAEERDLVHKLWDRNFAAMRAPASGGATKNPLPDVVAGNGKIYLAIEVKTTTKDKVYIEEAQISALCDFSKIFGAKPYIGVRFKYTKWLFLEPSRTPRTKNGNYKVEKDYALEKGLEIDEIAGIDKQMKFE, from the coding sequence ATGGCTAAAAAAGGTTCGGCTGAAGAAAGGGATTTAGTACATAAATTATGGGATAGGAATTTTGCAGCTATGAGAGCTCCTGCATCTGGGGGAGCTACCAAAAATCCGCTTCCTGATGTTGTAGCTGGAAATGGTAAGATTTATCTGGCTATTGAAGTAAAAACAACTACAAAAGATAAGGTCTATATTGAAGAGGCTCAAATTTCAGCATTATGTGATTTTTCAAAAATATTTGGGGCAAAGCCTTATATTGGAGTTCGTTTTAAATATACCAAATGGCTTTTTTTGGAGCCTAGCAGGACTCCACGTACTAAAAATGGAAATTATAAAGTTGAAAAGGATTATGCCTTGGAAAAAGGTTTGGAAATTGATGAAATAGCAGGTATTGATAAACAGATGAAATTCGAATAA
- a CDS encoding radical SAM protein, which yields MDSNIFDLIKNANETTLKNHGNLITLERAVFLSWWCDKGDCAFCYMSTQKDKIKDPKKARRNVNNIYAEAEMCSRLDWNIEFLSGGYESFTTSEIKEIATTIKNITGDGVWLNTGITDELDEYGSEIKGITGAVEVANPTIHEKVCPSKKLEDISNMLDVAGDLGFKKAITIILGLGETLDDVQYIIDYIKDHNIDRVIFYSLNPHKETVYANSSQPASLYYAQVVAQIRLAFPDIEIICGTWIDNLANIGILILSGANGITKFPLFKMFATKYGKRVEEEVKWAGRELKGTFTNKDMLGPQKSEVSPELDKFIKRYVKESLKNKY from the coding sequence ATGGATTCCAACATATTTGACTTGATAAAAAATGCCAATGAAACTACTTTAAAAAATCATGGAAATCTAATAACACTTGAAAGAGCAGTGTTTTTATCCTGGTGGTGTGATAAAGGAGATTGTGCTTTTTGCTACATGTCAACACAAAAGGATAAAATAAAAGATCCAAAAAAAGCCAGAAGAAACGTCAACAATATCTATGCAGAAGCTGAAATGTGCAGCCGTCTTGATTGGAACATTGAATTTTTATCCGGAGGATACGAATCATTCACTACAAGTGAAATTAAAGAGATTGCCACTACAATAAAAAATATTACTGGCGACGGAGTCTGGTTAAATACCGGAATTACTGATGAACTTGATGAATACGGATCCGAAATAAAAGGAATTACCGGTGCAGTTGAAGTAGCCAATCCGACAATACACGAAAAAGTCTGCCCTTCAAAAAAACTGGAAGACATAAGCAATATGCTGGATGTTGCCGGAGATTTAGGTTTTAAAAAAGCAATAACAATAATATTGGGGCTTGGAGAAACATTGGATGATGTCCAATACATCATTGACTATATTAAAGACCACAACATAGACCGAGTGATATTTTACTCATTGAATCCTCACAAAGAAACAGTCTATGCCAATTCCTCACAGCCTGCATCACTTTATTATGCTCAGGTCGTAGCTCAAATCAGACTGGCATTTCCTGATATTGAAATAATCTGCGGAACATGGATTGATAACCTGGCAAACATTGGAATTTTAATTTTAAGCGGCGCTAACGGAATCACAAAATTTCCTCTTTTTAAAATGTTTGCAACAAAATATGGAAAAAGAGTTGAAGAAGAGGTCAAATGGGCCGGAAGAGAACTTAAGGGAACATTTACAAATAAAGATATGTTAGGCCCTCAAAAAAGTGAAGTTTCACCGGAACTGGATAAATTCATCAAAAGATATGTGAAAGAATCCTTAAAAAATAAATATTAA
- a CDS encoding phosphorylcholine transferase LicD, with product MLFYILKEKGNLKKAYKMYKASRKIKQQDLFNPDFYLKKYPNVKEGRISPLHHYLYHGYKEGKQPGKLFDNNYYLKQNPDVEQSGENPLVHYVLYGKKEGRHPLKTANDKDVKKLEKKIEKYHKELKNSKKELNRAKRQIEHLQKKSSNNFSILEAYNKLFNDLYIFHETTPKGTLKDIQELCIELLLFFDMICEKYDIKYWLDYGTLLGPVRHGGFLPWDDDIDLGMLKNDFERFVEVMTKEIKANNLEDRIIIREKKKYDETVTGFIQVIYKGSLKNDHMLACLDILPYEHLENRENLPKEELKNKISDLIEVTKEEFLEKELFKKSPIEANEKLNEIVGIVPHESDYIIPSAVNLRPNRIRIYKHEEMFPLQRIQFENHKFLAANKEKEYLKMTYGEEFMKMPKKIKIHGRMPALINTYEGDLHKLFVEELEIMSKTNENFE from the coding sequence ATGTTATTCTACATACTAAAAGAAAAAGGAAATCTGAAAAAAGCATATAAAATGTATAAAGCTTCAAGAAAAATAAAACAGCAGGATCTGTTCAATCCGGATTTTTATTTGAAAAAATATCCCAATGTCAAAGAAGGCAGAATCAGTCCTCTGCATCATTATCTCTACCACGGATACAAGGAAGGAAAACAGCCTGGAAAACTATTTGACAACAACTACTATTTAAAACAGAACCCTGATGTTGAACAGTCCGGAGAAAACCCTCTCGTCCACTACGTTTTATATGGAAAAAAGGAAGGCAGACACCCTCTTAAAACTGCAAATGACAAAGATGTTAAAAAATTAGAGAAAAAAATAGAAAAATATCATAAAGAACTTAAAAACTCTAAAAAAGAGCTTAATAGAGCTAAAAGACAAATTGAGCACCTGCAGAAAAAATCATCCAACAATTTTTCAATTTTGGAAGCATACAATAAACTGTTTAACGATTTATATATTTTTCATGAAACAACTCCAAAAGGCACTTTAAAGGACATTCAGGAATTATGTATTGAACTTCTCCTGTTTTTTGATATGATATGCGAAAAGTATGATATCAAATACTGGCTGGACTACGGTACACTTCTTGGACCTGTCCGCCATGGAGGTTTCCTTCCATGGGATGACGATATAGATTTGGGAATGCTTAAAAATGATTTCGAGAGATTTGTAGAAGTCATGACAAAAGAAATCAAAGCAAACAACCTGGAAGACCGCATAATAATACGTGAAAAAAAGAAATATGACGAGACCGTAACCGGATTTATTCAGGTCATTTATAAGGGATCTCTCAAAAATGACCATATGCTTGCATGTCTTGACATTCTGCCATACGAACATTTGGAAAACAGGGAAAACCTGCCTAAAGAGGAACTGAAAAATAAAATATCCGATCTGATTGAAGTGACAAAAGAAGAATTTTTAGAAAAGGAACTATTCAAAAAATCCCCAATTGAAGCAAATGAAAAACTTAATGAAATTGTTGGAATAGTTCCCCATGAATCCGATTACATCATACCTTCTGCAGTTAATCTAAGGCCAAACCGAATCAGAATTTACAAGCATGAAGAAATGTTTCCTCTTCAAAGAATCCAATTTGAAAATCACAAGTTTTTAGCTGCAAACAAAGAAAAAGAATACCTTAAGATGACATACGGAGAGGAGTTCATGAAAATGCCTAAAAAAATTAAGATACACGGCAGAATGCCTGCTCTTATTAACACCTATGAAGGCGATTTGCATAAGCTATTCGTAGAAGAACTTGAAATAATGAGCAAAACAAATGAAAATTTCGAATAG